ATATCCACGCGGGTGTCATCAAAACTCAGGAATCCTTTGATGGCAGCAGATTCCGGAAGCGTATCGGCGTAACTCCACGCCACATCGGCCACCACCGCGCCGTCGATCACTGCCGACCAGTACGTCGCATGGCCCTTGTAATTGCAGTAGCTGGTGGTCTCGCTGCGGCGCAGCAGATCGGTGCGCACCGCCGCCGGGTCGACGTACAGCCTTGGCGCCAAGGAGGTCTCGTAGACGATCACGGTGTCGACGGTGTCCACCAGCACGGTGTCGCCGATACCGACCCGCAACCCCCGGCTGGTCGGCAGACAGTCCACCCGGTGATACGGATTCGGCGGATAGTGGACCAGCAGGCGTCCCTCCTCGAACCAACTGTCGACCGCGTCCCACGGCACCCGCACATAGCCGGGCTTCTGTGGGACGGGCTCGCTGGGCAGGCCGCCGACCTCGGCGACGGGGAACGCGTAGCTCAGCGGGTGATCGCGCCGGTGCACCATCAACGCAGATTCGGTGTCGATCACGTTGCGGCCGTTGCGGACCGCCCGGATGCGCCGCGGGTGGGGTTCGATGAACACCAGGTCATCGGGGACGGCCGGGAAGAACTCGCCGGCCGGATCCCGGCTCAGCGGGCCGCGTCCGGCATACAGAGTCATGCGGAGAGCTTTACAGATTGTCGAATAAATGTCACGCTGGGGAAGCGGCCATGCCGCCTCCGTCCAGATGGATCGTGAAGGAGACAGCCAGCGTGAAACCCACCCCGATCAGACCCGATGAGCGTCACCCGTTCGGCGAGCGAAGAGGGGTGGGCGTGCGCGCCTCGGCGAGCGCGCTGCTGTCCTATGACCTCACAGTGGTGGCCGCCGATGTCCGGGACGTGGTCGGCGGCGCCGGGGGCTGGCTCTACGACCGGGTTCGTGCCGGATGGAAGGTCACCGTCGTGGTCCCGGCCTCCAGTGACGGGCGACCGTTGGAGATCCTCGGCGTCCGCGCCGTCGCCGCGGGTGCACAGGCCCGGTCGTTGGCGGCCGACCCCGCGGCGCTAGCGGTGCCCGCGAACCTGCTCGGCGCGGATCCGACCGTCCGTCGCCATGTCATCGACGCGCTCAGACGCGGCACCGCGGAGGTGACCATCTGGGGTGACTGCGGGAGCCTGGATGTCGGCTTCTCCGTGGGCCCCGCGCAGTACCGGCTCAGCCCGGCCGCGCGTGTGTTCAAGACCCACGCCCTGGCCGCCGCGGGGCTGGGCAGGGCGGCCGCCCCCGTCGAGCACTTCCACAGCCGCGCCCTCTGGTACCCGGCCGACGGGCCGGATCTGACCGCAATCCGCTGACGCACACACGAAAACGCCCCGGGCCGGCCGTTTCTGGGGATGGCTCCGGGGCGTTGTCGTCGAGTGCGGTTAGCGGTACCAGCCGCGGCTGCGGGCGATCCAGTCGCGCGCGACGATCCCGAGGATCAACACGGCGAAGATGATGAGGAACAGGTCCTCGACATGACCGACGTGGTTGCCGTGGGTCATCAGCAGGAGCAACACCGCCGAGAAGATGCCGATGAAGTGCAGGACGCGCGGGTTCTCTGCCGACCAGCCCCACTTGGCCGACGGCACTTCTACTTCGTCGACGCCGGTGTAGCGCTCGACCTCGGTCTTGCCCACGGATACTCCTCACGCGTATGCCTGGATTACTGCGGCCATTCTGGCATACCACGGGGATATCACCCGATGGGGCATCACTATCGGTACGTTGCGTACGTGACAGAGCGCTGGCGCAGGAAATCGGTCGAGCAGTCCCTCGCCGACACCGACGAACCCGACACCCGGCTCCGTAAGGATCTGACGTGGTGGGACCTCACCGTGTTCGGGGTGTCGGTCGTCGTCGGCGCCGGCATTTTCACGGTGACCGCCTCAACCGCGGCCAACATCACCGGCCCGGCGATTTCGCTGTCCTTCATCCTGGCCGCCGTCACCTGCGGGTTGGCGGCGCTGTGCTACGCGGAGTTCGCCTCCACGGTGCCGGTGGCCGGTAGCGCCTACACGTTCTCCTACGCCACCTTCGGTGAGTTCGTCGCCTGGATCATCGGCTGGGACCTGATCCTGGAGTTCTCCATCGGCGCCGCCGTGGTCGCCAAGGGCTGGTCCAGTTATCTGGGCACGGTGTTCGGATTCTCCGGCGGTGTCGTCGCGATCGGTCCGCTGGACCTCGACTGGGGCGCCCTGCTGATCGTCGGCGTGGTGGCCGTCCTGCTGGCGATGGGCACCAAGTTGTCCTCGCACTTCAGTCTGGTCATCACCGCCATCAAGGTCGCGGTCGTGCTGCTGGTGGTGATCGTCGGCGCCTTCTACATCAAGGTCGCCAACTACGACCCGTTCATCCCGCCCGCCGAGACCGGCGCCGACGCCGGCGGTTCGGGCCTGGACCAGTCGCTGTTCTCCCTGCTGACCGGCGCGGCGAGTAGCCACTACGGCGTCTACGGCCTGCTGGCCGGTGCGTCGATCGTGTTCTTCGCCTTCATCGGCTTCGACGTGGTGGCGACCACCGCCGAGGAGACCAAGAACCCGCAGCGCGATGTCGCCAAGGGCATCCTGGCGTCACTGGCCATCGTCACCGTGCTCTACGTGGCGGTCGCGGTGGTGCTGGCGGGCATGGCGCCCTATCTGGAACTCAGGGAGGCCGGCGCGGGTCACCCGAACCTGGCCACCGCATTCGAACTCAACGGGGTGGGCTGGGCCGCGAAGGTGATTTCCATCGGCGCGCTGGCCGGGCTGACCACCGTGGTGATGGTGTTGATGCTGGGGCTCTCGCGGGTGCTGTTCGCGATGTCGCGGGACGGTCTGCTGCCGCGGTCGATGGCGCGCACCGGGTCGCACGGCACCCCGGTGCGTATCACCGTGCTGGTCGCGGTGCTGATCGCCATCGCGGCGTCGCTGTTCCCGGTGGGCAAGCTCGAAGAGATGGTCAACGTCGGCACCCTGTTCGCGTTCATCCTCGTCTCGGCCGGCGTCATCGTGCTGCGCCGTACCCGCCCGGACCTCAAGCGCGGCTTCCGGGTGCCCCTGGTGCCGTGGCTGCCGATCGCCTCGATCATCGCCTGCCTGTGGCTGATGCTGAACCTGACCGGGCTGACCTGGGTCCGGTTCGCCGTCTGGATGGCCATCGGTGTGGCGGTCTACCTGCTCTACGGACGGCGGCATTCGCTGCTGGGCAAGCGTCAGGCCGGGCTGGCCCCGGAGGTCCACTGAATGCAGTTCTGGAGCGGGACGCCGTTCATGCCCACCAGAGCGGCGCTGGAGATCGCCCAGATCCTCGACGAGGCCGGGTTCGACGGTGTCATCTGCGCCGACCACATGATCTACCCGAAGGAACTGCGGTCGCGGTATCCCTCGGAGAGCGGGAAACCGGGTTGGGCGCCGGACACGGCCTGGCCGGACTCCTGGGTGATGATCGGCGCGATGGCGGCGCTGACCACCAACCTGCGGTTCTCCAATGCGGTGTACGTCGCCCCGTCCCGGCCGCTGCTGGAGGTCGCCAAGATGGTGGCCACGGCCGCCGAGGTCTCCGAGGGACGGGTGTCACTCGGCGTCGGCGTGGGCTGGATGCGCGAGGAATACGAGCTGATGGGCCAGGACTTCGCGACCCGCGGGAAACGGCTCGACGAGATGATCCCCGCGCTGCGCGCGCTGTGGCAGGGCGGCTGGGTGTCCTGGAGCGGGGAGTACTACGAGGTGCCCGAACTCATGCTCGAGCCGCACCCGCCGGCACCGGTACCGATCCTGTGCGGCGGTGAGTCCGAGGTGGCGTTGCGCCGGGCCGCCCGGCTGTGCGACGGCTGGGTCGGCACCGCCTATGTGCTCGAGGAGGCGGTGCGCTACGTGGACCGGCTGCGAGAACTGCGCCGCGAATACGGCCGGGCCGACGAGCCGTTCGAGGTGCTGCTCGCGCTGCTGGACCGGCCCTCGGTCGAGCTGTATCAGCGGGCCGAGGAGGCCGGGATCACCGCGGTGCTCTGCGCCCCGTGGGCGGTGGCCGAGGATCAGCGCGGCGCGACCTTGCGGTTCGCGGAGAAGATCATCAGCCGGTTCCGGTGATCCCGGCCCACCATCACATCGGCGGCATCAGCACCGAATCGATCAGGTAGACGGTCGCATTCGCGGTCTGCACGCCTCCACACACCACGTTCGCGTCGTTGACCTTGAGCTCACCGGGCGCACCCGAAGTCACGGTCACATCCCCGCCCTGCAGCGTGGTGTGGGTGCCCGCGACCTGCGCGGGCCCGGCCTGTCCCTGGACCACGTGATAGGTCAGGATGCTGGTCAGCAGCGCCGAATCGGTCTTCAACCGCTCGATGGTCGCCGGGTCGATCTTTGCGAACGCCTCATCGGTGGGCGCGAAGACCGTCAGCGCGGGTGCGCTGTCGAGCGTCTCGACGAGGTTGACCTGTGGGTTCAACTTGCCGGACAGCGCGGAGGTGAGCGTGGTCAGCAACGGGTTGTTCGACGCCGCGACGGCGACCGGATCGTGCGCCATCCCGGAGACCGATGCCGGGCCCTCCGGGTGCTGCGCGGCGTAGGCGGCGCAGCCGGGACCGACCAGTTCGGCGTTCGCCACGCCGGTCGAGGTGAGCAGGAGGCCGGCCGCCGCCGCCGCGGCACACGCGGCACCGGTGATCTTCTGGCTGTTCATCGAGAGCTTCATGAGTATTCCTTCGTTGTGGCGTCTGGTTGCGGATGTCGTCTGGTTGTGGATGAGGTGTGCGAAGTCGGGGCGAGGCAGCCCGCTCGGGGGGAAA
This region of Mycolicibacterium diernhoferi genomic DNA includes:
- a CDS encoding DUF427 domain-containing protein; the protein is MTLYAGRGPLSRDPAGEFFPAVPDDLVFIEPHPRRIRAVRNGRNVIDTESALMVHRRDHPLSYAFPVAEVGGLPSEPVPQKPGYVRVPWDAVDSWFEEGRLLVHYPPNPYHRVDCLPTSRGLRVGIGDTVLVDTVDTVIVYETSLAPRLYVDPAAVRTDLLRRSETTSYCNYKGHATYWSAVIDGAVVADVAWSYADTLPESAAIKGFLSFDDTRVDMIAELPGGGTGDCGC
- a CDS encoding DUF2631 domain-containing protein, yielding MGKTEVERYTGVDEVEVPSAKWGWSAENPRVLHFIGIFSAVLLLLMTHGNHVGHVEDLFLIIFAVLILGIVARDWIARSRGWYR
- a CDS encoding amino acid permease, encoding MTERWRRKSVEQSLADTDEPDTRLRKDLTWWDLTVFGVSVVVGAGIFTVTASTAANITGPAISLSFILAAVTCGLAALCYAEFASTVPVAGSAYTFSYATFGEFVAWIIGWDLILEFSIGAAVVAKGWSSYLGTVFGFSGGVVAIGPLDLDWGALLIVGVVAVLLAMGTKLSSHFSLVITAIKVAVVLLVVIVGAFYIKVANYDPFIPPAETGADAGGSGLDQSLFSLLTGAASSHYGVYGLLAGASIVFFAFIGFDVVATTAEETKNPQRDVAKGILASLAIVTVLYVAVAVVLAGMAPYLELREAGAGHPNLATAFELNGVGWAAKVISIGALAGLTTVVMVLMLGLSRVLFAMSRDGLLPRSMARTGSHGTPVRITVLVAVLIAIAASLFPVGKLEEMVNVGTLFAFILVSAGVIVLRRTRPDLKRGFRVPLVPWLPIASIIACLWLMLNLTGLTWVRFAVWMAIGVAVYLLYGRRHSLLGKRQAGLAPEVH
- a CDS encoding TIGR03619 family F420-dependent LLM class oxidoreductase — protein: MQFWSGTPFMPTRAALEIAQILDEAGFDGVICADHMIYPKELRSRYPSESGKPGWAPDTAWPDSWVMIGAMAALTTNLRFSNAVYVAPSRPLLEVAKMVATAAEVSEGRVSLGVGVGWMREEYELMGQDFATRGKRLDEMIPALRALWQGGWVSWSGEYYEVPELMLEPHPPAPVPILCGGESEVALRRAARLCDGWVGTAYVLEEAVRYVDRLRELRREYGRADEPFEVLLALLDRPSVELYQRAEEAGITAVLCAPWAVAEDQRGATLRFAEKIISRFR
- a CDS encoding fasciclin domain-containing protein; the encoded protein is MKLSMNSQKITGAACAAAAAAGLLLTSTGVANAELVGPGCAAYAAQHPEGPASVSGMAHDPVAVAASNNPLLTTLTSALSGKLNPQVNLVETLDSAPALTVFAPTDEAFAKIDPATIERLKTDSALLTSILTYHVVQGQAGPAQVAGTHTTLQGGDVTVTSGAPGELKVNDANVVCGGVQTANATVYLIDSVLMPPM